In the Pelomicrobium methylotrophicum genome, one interval contains:
- the secA gene encoding preprotein translocase subunit SecA codes for MISNFLTKIFGSRNERLLKRYMQTVRAINALEPEIARLSDEALRAKTAEFKARIAKRLAGAEPEKVPALEASALEEILPEAFAVVREAAKRTLEMRHFDVQLIGGMVLHHGKIAEMRTGEGKTLVATLPAYLNALTGRGVHVVTVNDYLAKRDAEWMGKIYNFLGLSVGVILTQMNHADKQAAYAADITYGTNNEFGFDYLRDNMATHPSERYQRPLNYAIVDEVDSILIDEARTPLIISGQAEDNTELYIKMNALVPHLKRQEREDGPGDYAVDEKAHQVLLTEAGHEHAEELMAKAGLLPEGTSLYDPQNILLIHHLYAALRAHALFHRDQHYVVQNNEVIIVDEFTGRLMPGRRWSEGLHQAVEAKEGVPIQKENQTLASITFQNYFRLYRKLAGMTGTADTEAYEFQQIYGLEVVVIPTHKPMIRKDLHDQVFRTAREKYQAVINDIKECYARGQPVLVGTTSIENNEYLSALLKKEGLPHQVLNAKHHAREAEIVAQAGRPKMITIATNMAGRGTDIVLGGNPNPEINRILADETLDEATKQKRIAEVKAEWQKLHDQVVSLGGLHIVGTERHESRRIDNQLRGRAGRQGDPGSSRFYLSLEDPLLRIFASERVAAIMERLKLPEGEPIEHPWVTRAIENAQRKVEARNFDIRKQLLEYDDVANEQRQKIYHDRNALLDAADVSEEIRAYREEVLGALIDEYVPPGSVEEQWNVAGLEKALSSEYQLKLPIRQWLEADPDLHQERLRSRILEAAAEHYQAKVDLVGEEVMKHYERAVMLHALDTHWREHLAALDHLRQGIHLRGYAQKNPKQEYKREAFELFADMLSRIKRDVVQLLMTVQIRSEAQVEAVETAVAAPTNVRYHRADYEQALAEANGPQASQPFVRQGQKIGRNDPCPCGSGKKYKHCHGKLA; via the coding sequence ATGATTTCCAATTTCCTCACCAAGATCTTCGGCAGCCGCAACGAGCGGCTGCTCAAACGCTACATGCAAACGGTGCGAGCGATCAACGCGCTGGAGCCGGAAATCGCTCGCCTTTCCGACGAGGCACTGCGCGCGAAAACCGCCGAGTTCAAAGCGCGCATCGCGAAGCGCCTGGCCGGCGCGGAACCCGAGAAGGTGCCGGCGCTGGAAGCGTCGGCGCTGGAGGAGATCCTTCCGGAAGCGTTTGCGGTGGTGCGCGAGGCGGCCAAGCGGACCCTGGAGATGCGCCATTTCGACGTCCAGCTCATTGGCGGCATGGTGCTCCACCATGGAAAGATCGCCGAGATGCGCACCGGCGAGGGCAAGACGCTGGTGGCCACCCTTCCCGCCTATTTGAATGCCCTCACCGGCAGGGGGGTGCACGTGGTCACGGTAAACGACTACCTGGCCAAGCGCGACGCCGAGTGGATGGGCAAGATCTACAACTTCCTCGGGCTGTCGGTCGGCGTGATCCTCACTCAGATGAATCACGCCGACAAGCAGGCCGCCTACGCCGCCGATATCACCTACGGTACCAACAACGAGTTCGGGTTCGACTACCTGCGCGACAACATGGCCACCCACCCTTCGGAGCGCTATCAGCGGCCTCTGAACTACGCCATCGTCGACGAGGTGGATTCGATCCTGATCGACGAGGCGCGCACTCCGCTCATCATCTCTGGCCAGGCGGAGGACAACACCGAGTTGTACATTAAAATGAACGCCCTCGTCCCGCACTTGAAGCGCCAGGAGCGAGAAGACGGCCCGGGCGACTACGCGGTGGACGAGAAGGCCCATCAGGTCCTGCTCACCGAAGCGGGTCACGAGCACGCCGAGGAACTGATGGCCAAGGCTGGGCTGCTGCCGGAGGGCACCAGCCTTTACGATCCGCAGAACATTTTGCTCATTCATCATCTCTATGCGGCGCTGCGGGCCCATGCCTTGTTCCACCGGGACCAGCATTACGTGGTCCAGAACAATGAGGTGATCATCGTCGACGAGTTCACCGGGCGCTTGATGCCGGGCCGGCGCTGGTCAGAGGGGTTGCATCAGGCGGTAGAGGCCAAGGAAGGGGTGCCGATCCAGAAGGAGAATCAGACCCTCGCGTCCATCACCTTCCAGAACTACTTCCGCCTATACCGGAAACTCGCCGGCATGACCGGCACAGCCGATACCGAGGCCTATGAGTTCCAGCAGATCTACGGCCTCGAGGTGGTGGTGATTCCCACCCACAAGCCGATGATCCGCAAGGACCTGCACGACCAAGTGTTCCGTACGGCGCGGGAGAAATACCAGGCGGTCATCAACGACATCAAGGAGTGCTATGCACGGGGCCAGCCGGTGCTGGTAGGCACCACTTCCATCGAAAACAACGAGTATCTCTCGGCGCTGCTCAAGAAGGAGGGTTTGCCGCACCAGGTGCTCAACGCCAAGCACCACGCCCGCGAGGCGGAGATCGTGGCCCAGGCGGGGCGGCCCAAAATGATCACCATCGCTACCAACATGGCCGGCCGCGGCACGGACATTGTGCTGGGCGGCAACCCGAACCCGGAAATCAACCGCATCCTGGCCGACGAGACCCTGGACGAGGCGACCAAGCAGAAGCGCATTGCCGAAGTGAAGGCCGAGTGGCAAAAGCTCCACGACCAGGTCGTTTCGCTGGGCGGTCTGCACATCGTGGGCACCGAGCGACACGAATCACGGCGCATCGACAACCAGTTGCGCGGTCGCGCCGGGCGCCAGGGCGACCCTGGCTCGAGCCGGTTCTACCTGTCGCTGGAGGACCCGCTGCTGCGGATTTTTGCCTCGGAGCGGGTGGCCGCCATCATGGAGCGGCTCAAGCTCCCGGAGGGCGAGCCCATCGAGCATCCCTGGGTGACCCGGGCCATCGAGAATGCCCAGCGCAAGGTGGAGGCGCGTAACTTCGACATCCGCAAGCAACTCCTGGAGTACGACGATGTGGCCAACGAGCAACGGCAGAAAATCTACCACGACCGCAATGCGCTGCTCGATGCGGCCGACGTCTCCGAGGAGATCCGCGCTTATCGCGAGGAGGTGCTTGGGGCGCTGATCGATGAGTATGTGCCGCCGGGCAGTGTCGAGGAGCAGTGGAACGTCGCCGGGCTGGAGAAGGCGCTTAGCTCCGAGTACCAACTTAAGTTGCCCATCCGCCAGTGGCTGGAAGCCGATCCGGACCTGCACCAGGAGCGGCTTCGCAGCCGCATCCTGGAGGCGGCCGCCGAACATTACCAGGCCAAAGTGGACCTGGTGGGCGAGGAGGTGATGAAGCACTACGAGCGGGCCGTGATGCTGCACGCGCTGGATACCCACTGGCGCGAGCACCTGGCGGCACTCGACCACCTGCGGCAAGGCATCCACCTGCGGGGCTACGCCCAAAAGAATCCCAAGCAGGAATACAAGCGGGAGGCCTTCGAGCTCTTCGCCGACATGCTCTCCCGCATCAAGCGCGACGTCGTGCAACTGCTGATGACGGTCCAGATTCGCAGCGAGGCGCAGGTGGAGGCGGTGGAGACGGCCGTTGCGGCGCCCACGAACGTGCGCTATCACCGCGCCGATTACGAGCAAGCCTTGGCGGAAGCCAATGGGCCTCAGGCGTCGCAACCGTTCGTGCGGCAGGGCCAGAAGATCGGCCGCAACGACCCGTGCCCATGCGGATCAGGGAAAAAGTACAAGCATTGCCACGGCAAGCTCGCGTGA
- a CDS encoding M23 family metallopeptidase: MNIIVVSGKLAQARTITLTRTQIVTMLALFVLSVAAALSGTAYLALRHAPALAPLFGVPMADAGASNDEVQAQAYMQESIHALAVRMGQMQAQLLRLDSLGERLARLAGIKPHEFVFDQLPGQGGAITHLPRQDLSVSQLTDQLDELTRLLSQRSDQLDVLESVLMENQLSRRLVPSIRPVDMGWLSSGFGWRIDPLTGQRAFHEGVDFVASVGTPILAAAGGIVVTSEYHPEYGNMIEIDHGNNLVTRYAHASKRLVEVGAIVLRGQKIGEVGNTGRSTGPHLHFEVRRNGVAVNPSRFLKAQG; the protein is encoded by the coding sequence ATGAACATCATCGTCGTTTCCGGCAAGCTCGCCCAGGCCCGGACCATCACCCTGACCCGGACGCAAATCGTCACCATGCTTGCGCTATTCGTCCTCTCGGTGGCGGCCGCTCTGTCCGGGACTGCCTATCTTGCGCTGCGGCATGCGCCCGCGCTGGCGCCCCTGTTCGGCGTGCCGATGGCTGATGCCGGGGCCTCCAACGACGAGGTTCAAGCCCAAGCCTATATGCAAGAGAGCATCCACGCCCTGGCGGTACGGATGGGTCAGATGCAGGCTCAGCTCCTCCGGCTGGATAGCCTGGGCGAGCGGCTTGCCCGGCTGGCGGGCATCAAGCCCCACGAATTCGTCTTCGATCAGCTCCCGGGCCAGGGCGGGGCCATCACCCATTTGCCGAGGCAAGACTTGAGCGTCAGCCAGCTGACCGACCAGCTCGACGAGCTGACCCGTCTGCTCAGCCAGCGCTCGGACCAGCTCGACGTCCTGGAATCCGTGCTCATGGAGAACCAGCTCTCTCGGCGGCTCGTGCCTTCCATACGACCCGTGGACATGGGCTGGCTTTCGTCCGGATTCGGCTGGCGCATCGATCCCCTCACGGGCCAGCGGGCTTTCCACGAGGGGGTGGACTTCGTGGCTTCTGTCGGCACTCCGATCCTGGCGGCTGCCGGCGGGATCGTGGTGACCTCGGAGTACCACCCCGAGTATGGTAATATGATCGAAATTGACCACGGGAACAACCTTGTGACGCGCTATGCCCACGCGTCCAAGCGGTTGGTAGAGGTCGGCGCGATTGTGTTGCGTGGTCAGAAGATCGGCGAAGTGGGCAATACCGGCCGATCGACGGGACCTCACCTGCATTTCGAAGTGAGGCGCAATGGGGTTGCGGTGAATCCCTCACGCTTCCTGAAGGCCCAAGGATAG
- a CDS encoding DUF721 domain-containing protein, which translates to MPARPISFYLKNLEGAQPPLAEARRLAELNHAYREVAPRELSRLSAIGSYRDGTMKIYATSGPVAAKLRQIVPRLIQAFRERGYEVTSIQTLVQAPATGPGVQAPTPRSLSPGAAESLEALANRLPASPLQEAVRALLAHGRAGRSEK; encoded by the coding sequence ATGCCAGCCCGACCGATAAGCTTCTATCTCAAAAACTTAGAAGGAGCCCAGCCTCCTCTCGCCGAGGCCCGGCGCCTAGCCGAGCTCAACCACGCCTACCGGGAGGTGGCACCGCGCGAGCTTAGCCGCCTGAGCGCAATCGGATCGTACCGGGACGGCACGATGAAAATCTATGCCACCAGTGGCCCGGTGGCAGCAAAACTCAGGCAGATCGTCCCCCGGCTGATTCAGGCTTTCCGGGAGCGGGGTTACGAGGTTACTTCAATCCAGACGCTGGTTCAAGCGCCAGCGACGGGGCCCGGCGTTCAGGCCCCAACGCCCCGCTCCTTGAGCCCTGGAGCCGCCGAGAGCCTCGAGGCGTTGGCAAACCGGTTGCCGGCCTCTCCGCTTCAGGAGGCCGTCCGGGCGCTCCTGGCTCACGGCCGAGCCGGGCGGTCCGAGAAGTAG
- the lpxC gene encoding UDP-3-O-acyl-N-acetylglucosamine deacetylase, with protein sequence MVKQRTLKNVIRATGVGLHTGEKVYMTLRPAAPNTGIVFRRVDLPEPVEIKADAYSVQDTRLCSCLERDGVRVSTVEHLMSAFAGLGVDNAYVDLAGGEVPIMDGSASPFVFLLQSAGLEEQPALKKFIRIRRRIEVRDGDKWVRFEPYDGFKVEFSIAFDHPIFDKTRQRVCIDFGKTSFVKEVSRARTFGFVQDVENMRAQGLALGGSLDNAIVMDEFRVLNSEGLRYEDEFVKHKVLDAIGDLYLLGHPIIGAFMAHKSGHALNNALARALLADAKAWEFVTFDDAEQAPAFLRFQLQSA encoded by the coding sequence ATGGTCAAGCAGAGAACCCTCAAGAACGTCATTCGCGCCACCGGCGTGGGGCTGCACACCGGCGAGAAAGTCTACATGACGCTGCGGCCCGCAGCGCCCAATACCGGCATCGTGTTTCGCCGGGTCGATCTGCCTGAGCCCGTCGAGATCAAGGCGGACGCCTACAGCGTTCAGGACACGCGCCTTTGCTCGTGCCTGGAGCGCGATGGCGTGCGTGTTTCCACCGTCGAGCACCTCATGTCCGCCTTTGCAGGCCTGGGCGTCGACAACGCTTATGTGGACCTCGCTGGAGGCGAGGTGCCGATTATGGACGGGTCGGCCTCGCCGTTTGTGTTTCTGCTGCAGTCGGCCGGCCTCGAGGAACAGCCGGCGCTCAAGAAATTTATTCGCATCCGCCGCCGCATCGAGGTCAGGGATGGCGACAAATGGGTCCGCTTCGAGCCGTACGATGGGTTCAAGGTGGAATTCAGCATCGCCTTTGACCACCCCATCTTCGACAAGACCCGTCAGCGCGTGTGCATCGACTTCGGCAAGACCTCCTTCGTCAAAGAGGTCAGCCGGGCGCGCACCTTTGGGTTCGTGCAGGACGTGGAGAACATGCGGGCCCAGGGATTGGCGCTGGGCGGTAGCCTCGACAACGCCATCGTGATGGATGAGTTCAGGGTGTTGAACAGCGAGGGATTACGTTACGAGGACGAGTTCGTCAAACACAAAGTGCTGGACGCCATCGGCGACCTGTACCTGCTGGGGCATCCCATCATCGGTGCCTTCATGGCCCACAAGTCGGGCCATGCCCTCAACAATGCGCTCGCTCGGGCCCTGCTCGCCGACGCCAAGGCTTGGGAGTTCGTCACGTTTGACGATGCCGAGCAGGCACCGGCGTTCTTGCGGTTCCAACTGCAAAGCGCCTGA
- the ftsZ gene encoding cell division protein FtsZ, which yields MFEVMDTQTPEAVIKVIGIGGCGGNAVDHMIEQGVQGVEFICANTDAQALKRNQAKTLLQLGASITKGLGAGANPEVGREAALEDRERLAELIEGADMLFITAGMGGGTGTGAAPVVAQIAKELGILTVAVVTKPFSFEGKRLKVAQAGIEALSQYVDSVIVIPNDKLMSVLGEEVSMLDAFKAANSVLHGAVAGIAEVINCPGLVNVDFADVRTVMSEMGMAMMGSAYASGVDRARLAAEQAVASPLLEDVNLSGARGVLVNITASMNLKMKEVHDVMNTIRDFTAEDATVIVGTVIDESMEDKLRVTIVATGLGSPARAQQKPLSVVKTGTDATLIETVNYDDLDTPTVMRSGRRRETTVEAMRQSGIDLLDIPAFLRKQAD from the coding sequence ATGTTCGAAGTGATGGATACCCAGACACCCGAAGCCGTGATCAAGGTGATCGGCATCGGCGGCTGCGGCGGCAACGCCGTGGACCACATGATTGAACAGGGTGTGCAGGGCGTGGAGTTCATCTGCGCCAACACTGACGCCCAGGCGCTCAAGCGCAATCAGGCGAAGACGCTGTTGCAGCTCGGCGCGAGCATCACCAAGGGGCTCGGTGCAGGCGCTAACCCGGAGGTGGGCAGGGAGGCGGCGCTGGAAGACAGGGAGCGGCTGGCGGAGCTGATCGAAGGCGCCGATATGTTGTTCATCACCGCCGGCATGGGCGGTGGCACCGGCACCGGGGCGGCACCGGTGGTGGCGCAGATCGCCAAGGAGCTCGGTATCCTCACCGTAGCGGTGGTCACCAAACCGTTCAGCTTCGAGGGCAAACGCCTCAAGGTGGCGCAGGCGGGCATCGAGGCCCTGTCCCAGTACGTGGACTCTGTGATCGTGATTCCCAACGACAAGCTGATGAGCGTGCTGGGTGAGGAGGTGAGCATGCTGGATGCCTTCAAGGCGGCTAACAGCGTGCTGCACGGAGCGGTGGCGGGGATCGCGGAAGTCATCAACTGCCCTGGGCTGGTGAACGTGGATTTCGCCGACGTGCGCACCGTCATGTCGGAGATGGGCATGGCGATGATGGGGTCGGCTTACGCCTCGGGTGTGGACCGCGCCAGGCTCGCGGCAGAGCAGGCGGTGGCGAGCCCCCTGCTCGAGGACGTGAACCTGTCCGGGGCCCGGGGCGTGCTGGTCAACATCACCGCCAGCATGAACCTGAAGATGAAAGAAGTGCACGACGTGATGAACACCATCCGCGACTTCACGGCCGAGGACGCCACGGTCATCGTCGGCACGGTGATCGACGAATCGATGGAAGACAAGCTGCGGGTAACCATCGTCGCCACCGGCCTCGGGTCGCCTGCCCGCGCGCAACAGAAGCCTTTGTCGGTGGTGAAGACCGGCACCGATGCCACGTTGATCGAGACGGTGAACTACGATGACCTGGATACGCCCACGGTGATGCGCTCCGGGCGCCGGCGCGAGACTACGGTGGAGGCCATGAGGCAGTCGGGGATCGATCTGCTGGACATTCCGGCGTTCCTGCGCAAGCAGGCGGACTGA
- the ftsA gene encoding cell division protein FtsA: protein MDRILQSGLRPPVEGERSWTRKLKPKEAKNLIVGLDIGTSKIVVLVAEVLPDGSFDLIGMGSHPSRGLKKGVVVNIESTVNAIQRALEEAELMADCKIREVYTGIAGGHIKSFNSHGMVAVKDKEVTQADVDRVIETAKAVNIPTDQQILHILNQEFIIDGQEDVREPLGMSGLRLEVKVHIVTGAVSAAQNIVKCVRRCGLEVRDLVLQPLASAMAVVSEDEKELGVCLADIGGGTTDITVFTQGAIRHTAVIPIAGDQITNDIAMALRTPTKEAEDIKIRHGCALRQLADVHEMVEVPGIGDRGPRQLSRQTLAEVIEPRVEELYTLIQAELRRNGFEDLLSSGIVITGGSSAMKGMVELGEEVFHMPVRVGVPQYKGSLAEVVRSPRYATAVGLLMAGLQQQRQQMQRLQGSSLRQIFERMRSWFQGNF, encoded by the coding sequence ATGGACAGGATCTTGCAATCCGGTCTGCGGCCGCCCGTGGAGGGCGAGCGCTCGTGGACGCGGAAGTTGAAGCCCAAGGAGGCCAAGAACCTGATCGTCGGCCTCGACATCGGCACGTCCAAGATCGTGGTGCTGGTGGCGGAAGTGCTGCCCGACGGCAGCTTCGATCTGATCGGGATGGGGAGCCACCCGTCGCGAGGGCTCAAAAAGGGGGTGGTGGTCAACATCGAGTCCACGGTGAACGCGATCCAGCGGGCGCTGGAGGAAGCAGAGCTCATGGCCGACTGCAAGATCCGCGAAGTCTACACGGGTATTGCCGGCGGCCACATCAAGAGCTTCAACTCCCACGGCATGGTGGCGGTGAAGGACAAGGAGGTGACCCAGGCCGACGTGGACCGGGTCATCGAGACGGCCAAGGCGGTCAATATCCCCACCGACCAGCAAATCCTCCACATCCTGAACCAGGAGTTCATCATCGATGGCCAGGAGGACGTGCGCGAGCCGCTCGGCATGAGCGGATTGCGGCTGGAAGTGAAGGTGCACATCGTCACGGGGGCGGTGTCGGCGGCGCAGAACATCGTGAAGTGCGTGCGCCGTTGCGGGCTGGAGGTGCGCGACTTGGTGCTGCAGCCCCTCGCTTCAGCGATGGCGGTGGTGTCCGAGGACGAAAAGGAGCTCGGCGTGTGCCTGGCCGACATCGGCGGCGGCACTACCGACATCACAGTGTTTACCCAAGGCGCCATCCGTCACACGGCGGTGATTCCTATCGCGGGGGACCAAATCACCAACGACATCGCCATGGCGTTGCGCACGCCCACTAAGGAAGCGGAGGACATCAAGATCCGCCACGGGTGCGCCCTGCGCCAGCTCGCTGACGTGCATGAGATGGTGGAAGTGCCAGGCATCGGCGATCGAGGGCCGCGGCAGCTTTCCCGCCAGACGCTGGCGGAGGTGATCGAGCCGCGGGTCGAGGAGCTCTATACGCTCATCCAGGCGGAGCTGCGGCGCAACGGCTTCGAGGACCTGCTCTCCTCCGGCATCGTGATCACCGGCGGCAGCAGCGCGATGAAAGGCATGGTGGAGCTGGGCGAGGAAGTGTTTCACATGCCGGTCCGCGTGGGGGTGCCGCAATACAAGGGAAGCCTGGCCGAGGTAGTGCGCAGTCCACGCTACGCCACCGCCGTGGGTCTGCTCATGGCCGGGCTCCAGCAGCAACGCCAGCAGATGCAGCGCCTACAAGGAAGCTCACTGCGGCAGATTTTCGAGCGCATGAGAAGCTGGTTCCAGGGGAATTTTTGA
- a CDS encoding cell division protein FtsQ/DivIB — protein sequence MWDNPRALNAVANLLFAAGLGALLMVAVVAVAHLPAFALRTVELTAPLERVTAEQVRAVVAREVRGTFFTVDLERVRSGFEKLPWVRKANLTRRWPATLVVELEEHVALARWGEDALINRYGERFKAAFDGRLPVLAGPDGSEHEMIERYLRFRDLLARVGLGLGELRLSDRGAWELKLDQGTVVKLGREHVEQRLARFLAAYGESVGRLGVSVEYVDLRYSHGFAVRVSRTVRETLAPKGT from the coding sequence GTGTGGGATAACCCGAGAGCGCTGAACGCGGTAGCCAACTTGCTTTTCGCGGCGGGGCTGGGTGCGCTCCTGATGGTTGCCGTAGTGGCAGTTGCGCACCTGCCGGCGTTCGCCCTGCGGACCGTCGAGCTGACAGCGCCGCTGGAACGGGTGACGGCGGAGCAGGTGCGGGCGGTGGTGGCGCGCGAGGTGCGGGGCACTTTCTTTACCGTCGACCTGGAGCGGGTGCGCAGCGGCTTCGAAAAGCTGCCTTGGGTGCGCAAGGCGAATCTCACGCGTCGCTGGCCGGCCACCCTGGTGGTGGAACTGGAGGAACACGTGGCACTTGCCCGCTGGGGCGAGGACGCGCTGATCAATCGGTACGGCGAGCGCTTCAAGGCGGCGTTTGACGGCCGGCTTCCCGTGCTGGCCGGCCCCGACGGGTCCGAACACGAGATGATCGAACGCTACCTTCGATTTCGTGATCTCTTGGCGAGGGTCGGGCTCGGTTTGGGGGAGCTCCGGCTCTCGGACCGCGGTGCCTGGGAGCTCAAGCTCGACCAGGGGACGGTGGTGAAGCTCGGCCGCGAGCACGTGGAGCAGCGGCTCGCGCGATTCCTTGCCGCCTACGGCGAGAGCGTCGGACGTCTCGGCGTGAGCGTCGAGTACGTTGATTTGCGCTACTCCCATGGCTTTGCGGTGCGCGTGTCGCGGACGGTGAGGGAAACGCTGGCGCCCAAGGGGACGTGA
- a CDS encoding D-alanine--D-alanine ligase: MSPRDFGKVAVLMGGRSAEREISLMSGKNVLEGLRRAGVDAHPFDPAEQSLFALKEQGFERAFIALHGRYGEDGTVQGALELMDIPYTGSGVMASALCMDKLRTKYVWVACGLPTPRWMVLEPTADWHGVAARLGLPLIVKPAREGSTLGLTKVTRVEELPEAYATAARYDCLVLAEEFVEGQELTAGFVGDQALPLIRIEAPGGNYDYQNKYFSDETRYYCPCGLPPEEEQAIQALTMRAVQVLGCRGWGRADLIRRADGTVTLLEMNTAPGMTSHSLVPMAAKAAGMSFETLVLKILELARVG, from the coding sequence ATGAGTCCGCGCGATTTCGGAAAGGTGGCTGTCCTCATGGGGGGGCGATCGGCCGAGCGGGAGATCTCCCTCATGTCGGGAAAGAACGTGCTGGAGGGCCTGCGGCGCGCGGGCGTCGACGCCCACCCGTTCGATCCCGCGGAGCAAAGCCTGTTCGCGCTGAAGGAGCAAGGCTTCGAGCGGGCCTTCATCGCCCTGCACGGCCGCTATGGCGAAGACGGCACGGTCCAGGGAGCGCTGGAGCTCATGGACATCCCCTATACCGGCAGCGGGGTGATGGCCTCCGCATTATGCATGGACAAGCTGCGCACCAAATACGTGTGGGTGGCGTGCGGGCTGCCGACGCCACGCTGGATGGTGCTGGAGCCGACGGCTGACTGGCATGGCGTAGCGGCTCGCCTCGGGCTGCCCCTCATCGTGAAGCCGGCCCGTGAGGGCTCCACCCTGGGACTCACCAAGGTGACGCGAGTGGAGGAGCTCCCGGAAGCGTACGCGACGGCGGCCCGCTACGACTGCCTGGTGCTCGCCGAGGAGTTCGTCGAAGGCCAAGAGCTCACCGCCGGCTTCGTGGGAGACCAAGCGTTGCCGCTCATCCGCATCGAGGCACCCGGCGGCAACTACGACTACCAGAACAAGTATTTCAGCGACGAGACCAGATACTACTGCCCGTGCGGGCTGCCGCCGGAAGAAGAACAGGCGATCCAGGCTCTCACGATGCGGGCGGTGCAGGTGCTGGGCTGCCGCGGCTGGGGGCGGGCGGACCTGATCCGTCGCGCTGACGGCACTGTGACGCTGCTGGAAATGAACACTGCGCCCGGCATGACGAGCCACAGCCTGGTGCCGATGGCGGCGAAGGCAGCAGGGATGAGCTTCGAAACGCTGGTGCTCAAGATCCTGGAGCTGGCCCGTGTGGGATAA
- the murB gene encoding UDP-N-acetylmuramate dehydrogenase has translation MTDIDQRKAAGLRGELRLNEPMHRHTSWKAGGTAERAYIPADLEDLRAFLRSLPPAEPVLVVGLGSNLLVRDGGVRGTVILMHRVLNVLALEARAGNWGIVYAEAGVASPKVARFAAMHGLEGAEFLAGIPGTVGGALAMNAGCYGSETWDIVERVVTVDRSGRVRERWPADYEIGYRHVLLKDEVGRRRAEGEANGIRPSSFTPPSSEEWFIAARLRLPSGDGEQSRKTIKRLLARRVSTQPLNQPNAGSVFRNPPGDYAARLIERCGLKGYRVGNAMVSDKHANFIVNLGGASARDIETIIETVERTVAQQTGVHLVREVRVVGEPI, from the coding sequence ATGACGGACATCGACCAACGCAAGGCGGCAGGGCTACGGGGGGAACTGCGGCTGAACGAGCCCATGCACCGTCACACCAGCTGGAAAGCGGGCGGTACGGCGGAACGGGCTTACATTCCCGCCGACCTGGAAGATCTGCGCGCCTTTCTACGCTCGCTGCCACCGGCGGAGCCGGTGCTGGTGGTGGGGCTGGGCAGCAACCTGCTGGTGCGCGACGGCGGCGTGCGGGGAACGGTGATCCTGATGCATCGAGTGCTCAACGTCCTAGCGCTGGAGGCTCGGGCAGGAAACTGGGGAATCGTGTACGCGGAGGCCGGCGTGGCAAGCCCTAAGGTGGCACGCTTTGCGGCCATGCACGGTCTTGAAGGCGCGGAATTTCTCGCCGGTATCCCCGGCACGGTGGGCGGGGCGCTGGCGATGAACGCCGGCTGCTACGGCTCGGAGACTTGGGACATCGTGGAGCGGGTGGTCACCGTTGACCGGAGCGGTCGAGTGCGGGAACGGTGGCCCGCGGACTACGAAATTGGGTATCGCCACGTCTTACTGAAGGATGAGGTTGGAAGGCGAAGAGCGGAAGGAGAGGCGAACGGGATTCGTCCCTCGTCCTTTACCCCTCCTTCCTCGGAAGAGTGGTTTATCGCCGCTCGGCTGCGACTGCCCTCCGGCGACGGAGAGCAGTCGCGAAAGACCATCAAACGCTTACTGGCCCGCCGGGTGTCGACGCAGCCCCTCAACCAGCCCAATGCGGGCTCGGTGTTCCGCAACCCGCCTGGTGACTACGCGGCACGCCTGATCGAGCGCTGCGGGCTCAAGGGCTATCGTGTCGGCAACGCCATGGTCTCTGACAAGCACGCCAACTTCATCGTCAACCTGGGCGGTGCAAGCGCGCGGGACATCGAGACCATCATCGAGACCGTGGAGCGCACGGTGGCGCAACAAACCGGGGTGCACCTTGTGCGGGAGGTGCGGGTGGTTGGCGAACCCATTTGA